From Chryseobacterium sp. IHB B 17019, one genomic window encodes:
- the bioD gene encoding dethiobiotin synthase, producing MKTELETQSCEQKILFVTGIGTEVGKTVCSAILTEYFKADYWKPVQSGDLHFSDSMKIKNWIGDNVICHPERYRLQLAASPHQSALEEGVLIDLNEFNLPETRNNLIVEGAGGLMVPLNDNDFIIDLIEKLSIPTALVVRNYLGCINHTLLSALALYQRKIKLEYLILNGNFPPDTERIICENIPPETKILRIPDLENITRENIKRITNELKKIK from the coding sequence ATGAAAACAGAACTAGAAACGCAAAGCTGTGAACAGAAGATCCTCTTCGTAACCGGAATCGGGACTGAAGTTGGAAAAACTGTTTGTTCGGCAATCTTAACTGAATATTTTAAGGCTGATTATTGGAAACCCGTTCAGTCCGGGGATTTACATTTTTCCGATAGCATGAAAATTAAAAACTGGATTGGAGATAATGTCATTTGCCATCCGGAAAGATACCGGTTGCAACTTGCAGCTTCACCGCATCAATCAGCTTTGGAAGAAGGAGTTTTAATTGATTTAAATGAATTTAATCTTCCTGAAACCAGAAACAATTTAATCGTAGAAGGCGCAGGAGGCCTGATGGTTCCGCTTAATGACAATGATTTTATTATTGATCTTATTGAAAAGTTATCTATTCCTACAGCTTTGGTGGTAAGAAATTATTTGGGTTGCATTAATCATACCTTACTGTCAGCTTTAGCTTTATATCAAAGAAAAATAAAACTGGAATACTTAATTCTTAACGGAAATTTTCCGCCCGACACCGAAAGGATTATTTGTGAAAATATTCCACCGGAAACAAAGATTCTTAGAATTCCCGACCTTGAAAATATCACCAGGGAAAATATAAAACGTATTACAAACGAATTAAAAAAAATAAAATAA
- a CDS encoding aminotransferase-like domain-containing protein has product MNSPVEIPYQSFIKIDRNSNVAIYMQITNQLINAIQRGFLPVGTKLPGTRLLSKFLEVHRNTIVAVYDELFAQGWVESLPNKGTFIIGKNEEKPVDFNDINQINLKNYPKTTGFLFKTSNILDNPFEHSSCQFVFNDGIPDIRLTQIDQHSRIYSSILKRKAHKIGHYNQDGSEFFKKNLSQYLNLSRGLPISIDNLLITRSTEMSIYIVSEILLSKDDTVLIGTLSYFSVNMIFQKAGVKIITIPIDNEGINVDEVREICKRQKIRMLYLTPHHHYPTTVTLSAQRRLELLNLANEFGFIILEDDYDYDFHYEKSPILPLASADTNGMVIYIGSFGKSLAPGFRTGFIVAPENLMIEMRKYLGIIDRQGDILMEHVLGEMIAEGEINRYLKKSVKIYQERRDYFIQLIQENLGNFLTFEKPSGGLAIWTEWQIPINLMQLSRNCAQNHLFIPKTLLYQNKELTAMRLGFGDLNFDEMEKSVEIFSKTVKTMVE; this is encoded by the coding sequence ATGAATAGTCCGGTTGAAATTCCGTATCAAAGTTTTATCAAAATAGACAGAAATTCTAATGTTGCAATATATATGCAGATTACGAATCAGCTGATTAATGCTATTCAGAGAGGGTTTTTACCTGTCGGTACAAAGCTTCCCGGAACCAGATTATTAAGCAAATTTTTAGAAGTTCACAGAAATACAATTGTTGCTGTTTATGACGAGCTTTTTGCCCAGGGCTGGGTTGAAAGTTTACCGAATAAAGGAACTTTTATCATCGGGAAAAACGAAGAAAAACCTGTTGATTTTAATGATATAAATCAAATAAACCTTAAAAATTATCCAAAAACAACCGGATTTTTATTTAAAACTTCTAATATTCTTGATAATCCGTTTGAACATTCCAGTTGCCAGTTTGTATTCAACGATGGTATTCCGGATATCCGATTAACTCAGATTGATCAGCATTCAAGAATTTACAGTTCAATTCTAAAAAGGAAAGCTCATAAAATAGGTCATTACAATCAGGATGGGAGTGAATTTTTTAAAAAGAATCTTTCGCAATATTTAAATTTATCAAGAGGACTTCCTATTTCAATTGATAATCTTCTTATCACCAGAAGTACTGAAATGAGTATTTATATTGTCTCCGAAATTCTGCTTTCTAAGGACGACACGGTCTTGATAGGAACTTTGAGTTATTTTTCTGTCAATATGATTTTCCAGAAAGCGGGTGTGAAAATTATTACGATTCCGATTGATAACGAAGGAATCAATGTAGATGAAGTAAGGGAAATATGTAAAAGGCAGAAAATCAGAATGCTGTATCTTACACCGCACCACCATTATCCGACAACAGTTACTTTAAGCGCACAACGAAGATTGGAGCTTTTAAATCTTGCTAATGAATTCGGATTTATTATTTTGGAAGATGATTACGATTATGATTTTCACTATGAAAAAAGTCCGATCCTTCCTCTTGCAAGTGCGGATACTAACGGTATGGTAATTTATATCGGGTCTTTCGGGAAATCTCTTGCGCCCGGATTTCGTACCGGATTTATTGTTGCGCCGGAAAATCTGATGATCGAAATGCGAAAGTATCTTGGGATCATTGACCGGCAGGGAGATATTTTAATGGAGCATGTTTTAGGCGAAATGATTGCGGAAGGAGAAATTAACCGATATTTAAAAAAATCAGTAAAAATTTACCAGGAAAGACGGGATTATTTTATTCAGCTGATTCAGGAAAATTTAGGAAATTTTTTAACTTTTGAAAAACCCTCCGGAGGACTTGCTATCTGGACTGAATGGCAGATTCCGATTAATCTGATGCAGCTTTCCAGAAACTGTGCGCAAAACCATCTTTTCATCCCTAAAACCTTACTCTATCAAAACAAAGAACTCACAGCAATGCGTCTAGGATTTGGAGATTTAAACTTCGATGAAATGGAGAAATCTGTCGAAATATTTTCAAAAACTGTAAAGACAATGGTTGAATAA
- a CDS encoding aminotransferase class I/II-fold pyridoxal phosphate-dependent enzyme: MLNNFHIFEDALKKRKENGTLRILNQKSEGIDFFSNDYLGLARNKNLQNLLLKNVLENPQLLSGSTGSRLISGNSTEAVETENFIAKEHQYEAALLFPSGYNANLALFSTLPTRHDTIVVDEQIHRSVHDACKMSHAKKLKFKHNDPQHLEDILKKQKGNCYVAIESLYSMDGDIAPIKQIAEIVEKYNANLIVDEAHAFGVFGYGLVDKFQLKDKVLATVVTYGKALGTHGAAILTNNIVKSYLINFASPFIYTTSAHDFLWMSIKTGYQFLNDNKQLSIKLQENIKIFRQQELISPSSENSPVQAILIPDNDRLRIIKETLLNEGFLIYAVFSPTIKEGTERLRICLHSFNTKKEIVNIAKIIKELI; encoded by the coding sequence ATGCTTAACAATTTTCACATTTTTGAGGACGCCTTAAAAAAAAGAAAAGAAAATGGAACCTTGAGGATTTTAAACCAAAAATCGGAAGGAATAGATTTTTTTTCTAATGATTATTTAGGATTAGCGAGAAATAAAAACTTGCAGAATTTATTGCTTAAAAATGTTTTGGAAAACCCACAATTGCTGTCCGGAAGTACCGGTTCAAGGCTGATAAGTGGAAATAGTACAGAGGCTGTTGAAACAGAAAATTTTATTGCAAAAGAGCATCAGTATGAAGCCGCTTTGCTTTTTCCGTCCGGATATAATGCTAATCTGGCTCTATTTTCAACGCTTCCTACCCGTCATGACACGATTGTTGTGGATGAGCAAATTCACCGCTCGGTTCATGATGCGTGCAAAATGTCTCATGCAAAAAAATTAAAGTTTAAGCATAACGATCCACAACATTTAGAAGATATTTTAAAAAAACAAAAAGGAAATTGTTACGTCGCGATTGAAAGCCTGTATTCGATGGATGGAGACATTGCTCCTATTAAGCAAATTGCTGAAATCGTAGAAAAATATAACGCTAACTTAATTGTAGATGAAGCACATGCTTTTGGGGTTTTTGGGTATGGTTTGGTTGATAAATTTCAGTTGAAAGACAAGGTTTTAGCAACAGTTGTCACTTATGGAAAAGCCCTCGGAACTCACGGAGCAGCAATTCTAACAAATAATATTGTAAAATCTTACTTAATCAATTTTGCCTCTCCTTTTATCTATACAACTTCAGCGCATGATTTTCTATGGATGAGTATAAAAACGGGATATCAGTTTTTAAATGACAACAAGCAATTATCCATCAAACTTCAGGAAAATATTAAAATTTTTCGTCAACAAGAATTAATAAGCCCTTCTTCTGAAAACAGTCCGGTTCAGGCGATTTTAATTCCAGATAATGACCGTTTGAGAATAATAAAGGAAACTTTATTGAATGAAGGATTTTTAATTTACGCAGTTTTTAGTCCGACCATAAAAGAAGGAACTGAAAGATTAAGGATTTGCCTTCATAGTTTCAATACAAAAAAGGAAATTGTAAATATTGCTAAAATTATTAAGGAACTGATCTAA
- the bioA gene encoding adenosylmethionine--8-amino-7-oxononanoate transaminase, with protein sequence MNLKQRDKAVNWHPYTQMKTAADAIPIVKGKGVYLFDDEGKKYIDAVSSWWVTLHGHAHPYIAQRVSEQLNTLEQVIFAGFTHEPAIQLSENLLNLLPENQEKVFYSDNGSTAVEVALKMCIQHAYNQGKEKTKILAFKNAYHGDTFGAMSVSGRSIWTKPFGEMLFEVIFIDIPNVGNLENLKSQIKSYKEDIACFIYEPLIQGAAGMLMHKPEDLSELMKFCKTQNILLVQDEVFTGFGRTGKLFAADFLSEKPDIMCFSKGLTGGTMPMGITTCSQEIFNAFLSEDKYKTLFHGHSFTANPLACTAALASMELLLKKETLENINLISDKHLKFSEILNQHSQVENVRHIGTILAWDYKTDDGTSYFNDIGKALYEEFLSRGIVMRPLGNVMYLVPPYCITSEELDFIYRNILDVLDKFKI encoded by the coding sequence ATGAATTTAAAGCAACGCGACAAGGCCGTCAACTGGCATCCCTATACCCAGATGAAAACCGCCGCGGACGCCATTCCTATTGTGAAAGGAAAAGGTGTGTATCTTTTTGATGATGAAGGAAAAAAATACATTGACGCTGTTTCTTCGTGGTGGGTGACACTTCACGGTCATGCCCATCCTTACATCGCACAGCGGGTTTCGGAGCAGCTGAATACTTTAGAACAGGTTATTTTTGCAGGGTTTACACATGAACCTGCAATACAACTTTCAGAGAATTTATTAAACCTTTTACCCGAAAATCAAGAAAAAGTTTTTTATTCGGATAATGGTTCTACGGCAGTGGAAGTTGCTTTGAAAATGTGCATTCAGCATGCTTACAATCAGGGGAAAGAAAAAACAAAAATTTTAGCTTTTAAAAATGCTTATCACGGTGATACTTTTGGCGCGATGTCTGTGAGCGGAAGAAGCATCTGGACGAAGCCCTTCGGAGAAATGCTTTTCGAAGTCATTTTTATTGATATTCCAAATGTCGGAAATCTTGAAAATTTAAAAAGCCAGATTAAAAGTTATAAAGAAGATATTGCCTGCTTCATCTATGAACCTTTAATTCAAGGTGCGGCAGGAATGTTGATGCACAAACCGGAAGACTTATCAGAATTAATGAAATTTTGCAAAACACAAAATATTTTACTTGTTCAGGATGAAGTTTTTACAGGCTTTGGAAGAACAGGAAAACTATTTGCAGCTGATTTTTTATCGGAAAAACCGGATATTATGTGTTTTTCAAAAGGTCTGACCGGCGGAACAATGCCGATGGGAATTACAACTTGTTCTCAGGAGATTTTCAATGCTTTTTTGTCTGAAGATAAGTATAAGACTCTATTTCACGGGCATTCATTTACTGCAAATCCTTTGGCTTGTACTGCTGCTTTGGCGAGTATGGAGCTTTTGTTAAAAAAGGAAACCTTGGAAAATATTAATTTAATCAGTGATAAACATTTAAAATTTTCTGAAATTTTAAATCAGCATTCTCAGGTTGAAAATGTCCGCCATATCGGGACAATTTTAGCATGGGACTATAAAACGGATGATGGAACTTCCTATTTTAATGATATTGGAAAAGCTTTGTATGAAGAGTTTTTAAGCAGGGGAATCGTTATGCGTCCTTTAGGAAATGTCATGTATCTGGTTCCGCCTTATTGCATAACTTCGGAAGAGCTGGATTTTATTTATAGAAATATACTGGATGTTTTAGATAAGTTTAAAATTTAA
- a CDS encoding NAD(P)/FAD-dependent oxidoreductase, giving the protein MKKHIVIVGGGFAGINLVKSLVNDNRFRITLVDKNNYHFFPPLIYQVATSFIEASNISYPFRKLFSNYKNVNFHMGSLVQVHPESNFIETDTGDIHYDYLALAMGTETNFFGMENVKRCAIPMKSIDEALYLKNYMLLTLEEAARNKETKEAQKLQNIVIAGGGPTGVELAGMIAEMGKYIAEKEYPEIKLRFSNLYLIDALPSLLSPMSKVAQQAAYEQLKKLGVKIILNVAVKDYVDNKVILADGKVIETETLIWTSGVIGREVPGIPEESVGKGRRLLVDAYNKVQGMKNIYALGDIALQLTEEEYPKGHPQLAQVAIQQAKNFGKNLKRIEDGKVLNPFKYNNKGSMAIISKFNAVVDLPKFSFKGFLAWLTWLFIHIIPLVGFRNKVRLALDWLRLFITNNPSIRLILQPKRDTSK; this is encoded by the coding sequence ATGAAAAAACATATCGTCATCGTAGGCGGAGGTTTTGCGGGAATCAACCTTGTAAAATCTCTTGTAAACGACAATAGATTTCGGATTACTCTGGTTGATAAGAACAATTATCACTTTTTTCCACCGCTTATTTATCAGGTTGCCACTTCATTTATTGAAGCTTCAAATATCAGCTATCCTTTCCGGAAATTATTTTCAAATTATAAAAATGTGAATTTTCATATGGGAAGTCTTGTCCAAGTACATCCTGAAAGCAATTTCATTGAAACTGATACTGGAGATATTCATTATGATTATCTGGCTCTGGCGATGGGAACGGAAACCAATTTCTTCGGAATGGAAAACGTTAAACGATGTGCAATACCGATGAAAAGTATTGATGAAGCACTTTATCTAAAAAATTATATGCTGTTGACCCTTGAAGAAGCGGCAAGAAATAAGGAAACAAAAGAAGCGCAGAAATTACAGAATATTGTCATTGCCGGAGGTGGTCCCACTGGTGTGGAACTGGCCGGAATGATTGCGGAAATGGGGAAATATATTGCAGAAAAAGAATATCCTGAAATAAAATTAAGATTCTCAAATTTATACCTTATCGATGCGTTGCCATCACTGCTTTCCCCGATGAGTAAAGTGGCTCAGCAGGCCGCCTACGAACAATTAAAAAAGCTTGGAGTAAAGATTATCCTCAATGTAGCTGTAAAAGATTATGTTGATAATAAAGTGATTTTGGCTGACGGAAAGGTTATAGAAACGGAAACGCTGATCTGGACTTCCGGAGTGATTGGCCGTGAAGTGCCCGGGATTCCTGAAGAAAGTGTGGGAAAAGGCAGAAGATTATTGGTAGATGCTTATAATAAAGTGCAGGGAATGAAAAATATTTATGCTTTGGGCGATATTGCTTTACAACTTACAGAAGAGGAATATCCTAAAGGTCATCCACAGCTGGCGCAGGTTGCGATTCAGCAAGCTAAAAATTTCGGGAAAAACCTGAAGCGTATTGAAGATGGAAAAGTTCTTAATCCTTTTAAATATAACAATAAAGGAAGCATGGCCATTATTTCGAAATTCAATGCTGTTGTGGATCTTCCTAAGTTTTCATTTAAAGGTTTTCTGGCATGGCTGACGTGGCTGTTCATCCATATTATTCCGCTGGTGGGTTTCAGAAATAAGGTTCGCCTTGCTCTGGATTGGCTGCGGTTATTTATTACGAATAATCCTTCGATCAGACTAATTCTTCAGCCGAAAAGGGATACAAGTAAATAG
- a CDS encoding DUF3078 domain-containing protein, which translates to MKKILLPLSLLLGFSAFSQEAKTDAPAIDSTKAWSIQGQNTLMLNQAAFSNWVGGGANNVGWLAGVNYNLTYEKGKDLWENIIILGYGQNNTKGVGTRKTQDVINLSTNYGREFAKHWYISGGASLQTQFAAGYEDGNNPEAAKISNFMAPGYVNIGAGVTYRPNDNLTVTLRPANARWTFVLDDDLQRAGIYGLKNDGDSSLFQFGFLGTAMYKLKIMENITLTNTGSVFSNYLDHPERLVLSYSGILNMKINKFISTNITLDLLYDHNQIRRTQLKQTLGVGFAYNIENGKKRSENKSNQSWLK; encoded by the coding sequence ATGAAAAAAATTTTATTGCCATTGTCTCTTTTGTTGGGATTTTCCGCATTTTCGCAAGAGGCAAAAACTGATGCACCTGCCATTGATTCTACAAAAGCATGGAGCATTCAGGGACAAAACACGTTAATGCTCAATCAGGCTGCGTTTTCAAACTGGGTAGGCGGTGGCGCCAATAATGTGGGCTGGCTTGCCGGAGTCAATTACAACCTTACTTATGAGAAAGGAAAAGATCTTTGGGAAAACATCATCATCCTTGGGTATGGCCAAAATAATACAAAAGGCGTAGGGACAAGAAAAACGCAGGACGTCATCAATCTTTCCACGAACTATGGAAGAGAATTTGCGAAACACTGGTACATTTCCGGAGGCGCAAGCTTACAAACGCAGTTTGCAGCGGGTTACGAAGACGGAAACAATCCGGAGGCGGCAAAAATATCCAATTTTATGGCTCCCGGCTACGTAAATATCGGGGCTGGTGTTACATACAGACCGAATGATAATCTCACTGTGACTTTACGTCCGGCCAACGCAAGATGGACTTTCGTTCTGGATGACGACCTTCAACGTGCGGGAATTTATGGCTTGAAAAATGACGGAGATTCTTCACTTTTCCAGTTCGGTTTTTTGGGAACTGCTATGTATAAACTGAAAATCATGGAAAATATTACACTTACCAATACTGGTTCTGTTTTTTCAAATTATCTTGATCATCCGGAAAGGCTTGTGCTTTCTTATAGTGGGATTTTAAATATGAAAATTAATAAATTTATTTCTACCAATATTACATTAGACCTGCTTTATGATCACAACCAGATCAGAAGAACCCAGCTAAAACAAACTTTGGGAGTAGGTTTTGCCTATAATATTGAAAACGGTAAAAAACGTTCTGAAAATAAAAGCAACCAATCCTGGCTGAAATAA
- a CDS encoding oxidoreductase — MAKTVFITGASRGFGKLWAEAFLKRGDKVAASARNIAALDDLVEKYGDNILPVALDVTQKEEVKKAVEKIKNHFGGIDILINNAGYGLFGTVEETTEEQARAQMETNFFGLLWVTQAVLPIMRAQKNGHIIQVSSFLGLTTLPMLGLYNASKFAVEGLSETIASEVAHLGIKFTLIEPNGYSTEWSGSSAVQTTSDITDYNPVREGFAETGNNGDIWGDPEATVEPILKIADSENPPLRLLLGKVAYQFMNEVYTNRLKDIEEWKEVSIAAHGH, encoded by the coding sequence ATGGCAAAAACAGTTTTTATTACAGGAGCCTCAAGAGGTTTTGGTAAATTATGGGCAGAAGCATTTTTAAAAAGAGGGGATAAAGTCGCCGCATCTGCGAGAAATATTGCTGCATTGGATGATCTTGTGGAAAAATACGGTGACAATATCCTGCCCGTTGCATTGGATGTAACCCAAAAAGAAGAGGTAAAAAAAGCAGTAGAAAAAATTAAGAATCACTTCGGAGGCATTGATATCCTGATCAACAATGCCGGTTATGGGCTTTTTGGAACTGTGGAAGAAACTACAGAAGAACAGGCGAGGGCTCAGATGGAGACCAACTTTTTCGGGTTGTTGTGGGTAACCCAAGCAGTACTTCCCATCATGAGAGCTCAAAAAAACGGACATATCATTCAGGTTTCCAGCTTTTTAGGTTTAACAACATTGCCGATGCTTGGTTTATACAATGCTTCAAAATTTGCGGTGGAAGGCTTAAGTGAAACTATTGCATCAGAAGTCGCACATTTAGGAATAAAATTCACTTTGATAGAACCGAACGGTTATTCTACAGAATGGTCGGGAAGCTCCGCAGTTCAGACGACCTCGGATATTACAGACTACAATCCGGTTCGGGAAGGCTTTGCAGAAACAGGAAATAACGGAGATATCTGGGGAGATCCGGAAGCAACTGTGGAGCCTATTTTAAAAATTGCAGATAGTGAAAATCCTCCGTTAAGACTATTACTGGGAAAGGTTGCTTATCAATTTATGAACGAAGTTTATACCAACCGTTTAAAAGATATCGAAGAATGGAAAGAGGTGAGTATCGCTGCTCATGGTCATTAA
- a CDS encoding aldo/keto reductase — translation MKADILTEKHRLGLGGVAIGTAFEALTDGESYEVLQKAWDLGIRYYDTSPWYGLTKSERRFGNFLHGQNRDEFVLSTKVGRLFVEVPESEVPPTMWQAPLNFDFEHNYTADAIKRSIEDSLERTRLNHIDIVYIHDLSEDQVGDRYPYFLKQAREGAFKVLSELRDQKVIKAWGMGVNKIEPILDCLDSADPDICLSATQYSILDHEDAVDRLLPAVKKAGVKLVSGAGYNSGFIAGRDRYNYVKVIPKGMTEKRDKINEIAKRYNTTAVHAALQFVLAADEFVSIIPGASRPEQVEDNVKALNEKIPTDFWNELKSEGLIYEKAQIPN, via the coding sequence ATGAAAGCAGACATTTTAACGGAAAAGCACAGATTAGGGTTGGGTGGAGTAGCCATCGGAACCGCTTTTGAAGCCCTTACTGACGGAGAATCTTATGAAGTTCTACAGAAAGCATGGGATTTGGGAATAAGATATTACGACACATCGCCATGGTATGGGCTGACGAAAAGTGAAAGAAGATTCGGGAATTTTCTTCATGGCCAGAACAGGGACGAATTTGTGCTCTCAACAAAAGTCGGAAGGCTGTTTGTAGAAGTTCCGGAATCTGAAGTTCCGCCAACAATGTGGCAGGCTCCTTTAAATTTTGATTTTGAACACAATTACACCGCCGATGCCATAAAAAGGTCTATAGAAGACAGTCTGGAAAGAACCCGCCTAAATCATATTGACATTGTTTATATTCACGATTTGTCTGAAGATCAGGTGGGCGATCGTTATCCATATTTCCTGAAACAGGCCAGGGAAGGGGCTTTCAAGGTTTTATCAGAATTGAGGGACCAGAAAGTAATCAAAGCCTGGGGAATGGGTGTCAACAAGATTGAGCCTATACTGGACTGTCTTGATTCTGCTGATCCGGACATTTGTCTTTCGGCGACACAATATTCTATTCTAGACCATGAAGATGCGGTTGACAGGCTGCTTCCTGCGGTAAAAAAAGCAGGGGTGAAATTAGTTTCCGGAGCAGGATATAATTCAGGATTTATTGCAGGAAGAGATCGCTATAATTATGTAAAAGTTATCCCAAAAGGAATGACCGAAAAACGTGATAAGATCAATGAAATTGCTAAAAGATACAATACAACCGCTGTTCATGCCGCACTTCAGTTTGTTTTGGCTGCAGATGAATTTGTGTCAATCATTCCCGGTGCAAGCAGGCCGGAACAAGTGGAAGATAATGTAAAAGCTTTAAATGAAAAAATTCCTACAGATTTCTGGAATGAATTAAAATCAGAAGGCTTGATCTATGAAAAAGCACAAATCCCCAATTAA
- a CDS encoding DUF421 domain-containing protein, with amino-acid sequence MLSAFLLKLDWKELLMGHEEWSFLLEIILRTVIMFLTIIIGLRVLGKRGVKQLSLFELVVIIGLGSAAGDPMFNKDVGIVSSIIVFMVIIFLYTLVTYFIGRSKTFEKLVEGKSICLIENGEFSIENFKKENLGSDEFFAELRLKGISQLGQIEKAIEEISGEISVFYFEDEKVKYGLPIMPDSLEHPLKNIIQPGYYSCTFCGYTEEKQAGSTINCIKCKKDEWIPASNKKRIT; translated from the coding sequence ATGTTATCGGCTTTTCTATTAAAACTTGACTGGAAAGAACTTCTGATGGGCCACGAAGAATGGTCATTTCTTCTCGAAATCATTTTACGGACCGTTATCATGTTTCTCACCATTATCATTGGACTTCGGGTGCTGGGTAAAAGGGGAGTGAAGCAGTTGTCCCTTTTCGAATTGGTTGTTATTATCGGTCTTGGTTCCGCGGCTGGAGATCCTATGTTTAATAAAGATGTGGGAATTGTTTCATCGATTATCGTCTTTATGGTGATTATTTTTCTGTACACCCTTGTTACTTATTTCATAGGAAGAAGCAAAACTTTTGAAAAATTAGTGGAAGGAAAGTCAATTTGTCTGATTGAAAACGGAGAGTTTTCCATTGAAAATTTTAAGAAGGAAAACCTTGGAAGCGATGAATTTTTTGCAGAATTAAGATTAAAAGGTATATCACAATTGGGCCAGATCGAAAAAGCTATTGAAGAAATTTCAGGAGAAATCAGTGTTTTTTATTTTGAAGATGAAAAAGTGAAATATGGTCTTCCCATTATGCCGGATTCATTGGAGCATCCGTTGAAAAATATTATACAGCCAGGCTATTATTCATGTACATTTTGCGGTTATACAGAAGAAAAACAAGCAGGTAGTACAATAAATTGTATAAAATGTAAAAAAGATGAATGGATCCCAGCCAGCAATAAAAAACGTATCACTTAA
- the bioB gene encoding biotin synthase BioB, which yields MDKKNQLRNNWTKEEIEEIYNLPLLELIYKAATIHREWHNPEEIQMSTLLSIKTGGCPEDCSYCGQAARYHTNIKVQALLPTEQVIEHAKKAKEGGSSRFCMAAAWREVRNNRDFDRVIDMVKGVNELGMEVCCTLGMLTEEQAMRLQEAGLYAYNHNLDTSEQYYEEIISTRTFDNRINTINNVRKAGITVCSGGIIGLGETHRDRISMLLTLATMPKHPESVPINALARVEGTPLENNEKVDTWEMVRMIATARIVMPSSMVRLSAGRIEMTEFEQGWCFMAGANSIFTGERETLLVTPNPGVSEDMQMLQTLGLKPMKREMEKVTNCEL from the coding sequence ATGGATAAAAAAAATCAGCTCAGAAACAATTGGACAAAAGAAGAAATCGAAGAAATCTACAATCTTCCGCTTCTTGAATTAATTTATAAAGCAGCTACAATCCACCGAGAATGGCACAATCCGGAAGAAATCCAGATGTCAACTTTATTATCCATAAAGACCGGTGGCTGCCCGGAAGACTGTTCATATTGCGGACAGGCTGCCCGCTATCATACCAACATCAAAGTTCAGGCTTTGCTTCCTACAGAACAGGTAATTGAGCATGCAAAAAAGGCCAAAGAAGGCGGATCATCGCGTTTCTGTATGGCTGCAGCATGGCGTGAAGTACGCAACAATCGCGACTTTGACAGAGTAATCGACATGGTAAAAGGTGTGAATGAACTGGGAATGGAGGTTTGCTGCACACTCGGAATGCTGACGGAAGAACAGGCAATGCGTCTTCAGGAAGCTGGTTTATACGCTTACAATCACAACCTTGATACATCGGAACAATATTATGAAGAAATTATTTCGACAAGGACTTTTGACAACAGAATTAATACCATCAATAACGTAAGAAAAGCAGGAATTACGGTTTGTTCAGGCGGAATTATCGGTCTTGGAGAAACTCACAGAGACAGAATTTCCATGCTTTTAACATTGGCAACCATGCCAAAACATCCTGAGTCCGTGCCTATCAACGCATTGGCAAGAGTAGAAGGAACACCGCTTGAAAACAACGAAAAAGTTGACACGTGGGAAATGGTAAGAATGATTGCCACGGCAAGAATAGTAATGCCTTCGTCAATGGTTCGCCTGAGCGCAGGAAGAATTGAAATGACTGAATTTGAGCAGGGTTGGTGCTTCATGGCAGGGGCAAATTCCATTTTTACGGGGGAAAGAGAAACGCTGTTGGTAACGCCAAATCCGGGCGTTTCAGAAGACATGCAGATGTTGCAAACATTAGGATTAAAACCAATGAAAAGAGAAATGGAAAAAGTCACAAATTGTGAGTTATAA